DNA sequence from the Sphingomonas sp. genome:
GTGATCGATCGGGTGGAGGATGCCCGGCCGATCGCCGAAGCGCTGGTCGCGGGCGGGCTGCCGGCGCTGGAAGTGACATTGCGCACGCCGGCGGCGCTCGACGCGATCCGCGAGATGCGCAAGGTGCCGGGCGCGATGGTCGGCGCCGGTACGGTGCTCGACGAGGTACAATTGCGCGCCGCCATGCGTGCCGGCGCACAGTTCATCGTCAGCCCGGGCCTGACCGAGGAGCTGGGCGTGGCGGCCAGCGAGGCGGGCGTGCCGTTCCTGCCCGGCATCGCCAATGCCGGCGATATCATGCGGGCCCGCGATCTCGGCCTCTCGCGGGTCAAATTCTTCCCGGCGGTCGCGGCCGGCGGCTTGCCGGCGCTGCGCGCGTTGGCCGCGGTCTTCGGCGATTTCCGCTTCTGTCCGACCGGGGGGATCACGCAGGACACTGCTTCGGACTGGCTGGGCGAATCAGCGGTCGCCTGCGTCGGCGGTTCCTGGCTTGCCCCGCGCGGCGAGGTGCCGGACGGCCAGGCCATCGCCGCGCGCGCACGCGCTGCCGCCACTCTCCGGAAAAGCTGAAACATTTGATC
Encoded proteins:
- the eda gene encoding bifunctional 4-hydroxy-2-oxoglutarate aldolase/2-dehydro-3-deoxy-phosphogluconate aldolase; amino-acid sequence: MTDIDAVLDLAPVIPVLVIDRVEDARPIAEALVAGGLPALEVTLRTPAALDAIREMRKVPGAMVGAGTVLDEVQLRAAMRAGAQFIVSPGLTEELGVAASEAGVPFLPGIANAGDIMRARDLGLSRVKFFPAVAAGGLPALRALAAVFGDFRFCPTGGITQDTASDWLGESAVACVGGSWLAPRGEVPDGQAIAARARAAATLRKS